In one Tripterygium wilfordii isolate XIE 37 chromosome 22, ASM1340144v1, whole genome shotgun sequence genomic region, the following are encoded:
- the LOC119990729 gene encoding U2 small nuclear ribonucleoprotein A'-like, whose product MVRLTADLIWKSPHFFNAIKDRELDLRGNKIAVIENLGATEDQFDTIDLSDNEIVKLENFPNLNRLGTLIVNNNRITRINPNIGEFLPKLHSLVLTNNRLVNLVEIDPLASLPRLQFLSLLDNNITKKPNYRLYIIHKLKSLRVLDFRKVKNKERVEAANLFASKEVEEEVKKVSTTTITPAEVSSISEPAEEQLAPKMVAPTPEQIIAIKAAIVNSQTLEEVARLEKALKSGMIPEDLKIPVGSGGGDTMEEDDTMTSENPKETNVEPKTGEESKDNEATPMEQE is encoded by the exons ATGGTGAGGCTGACGGCGGATCTGATATGGAAAAGTCCGCATTTTTTCAATGCCATAAAGGACCGGGAATTGGATCTTCgag GTAACAAGATTGCTGTAATCGAGAATTTAGGCGCCACGGAG GACCAATTTGATACCATTGATTTGTCAGACAATGAGATTGTCAAGCTTGAAAACTTTCCCAATCTCAATCGGCTGGGAACTTTGATTGTAAATAACAACCGGATTACTCGTATTAATCCCAACATTGGAG AGTTCTTGCCAAAGCTGCACTCGTTAGTTCTAACTAACAACAGGCTTGTCAACTTGGTGGAGATTGATCCTCTTGCCTCCCTTCCTAGGTTGCAGTTCCTTAGCCTGCTGGATAACAATATCACGAAGAAACCTAATTATCGGCTTTACATAATTCACAAACTAAAGTCGCTTCGGGTTCTGGATTTCAGGAAAGTGAAAAACAAG GAAAGAGTGGAAGCAGCAAATTTGTTTGCATCtaaagaagttgaagaagaGGTTAAAAAGGTGTCCACGACGACAATTACTCCTGCTGAGGTTTCATCCATTTCGGAACCGGCAGAGGAACAACTGGCTCCAAAAATGGTTGCCCCAACTCCTGAGCAAATTATAGCTATCAAG GCTGCCATTGTGAATTCTCAAACTCTTGAAGAGGTTGCAAGACTTGAAAAG GCTTTGAAATCAGGCATGATTCCTGAAGATCTGAAAATTCCAGTTGGTAGTGGTGGAGGCGACACAATGGAAGAAGATGACACAATGACTTCGGAGAATCCCAAAGAAACTAATGTTGAGCCAAAGACTGGAGAGGAATCGAAGGACAATGAAGCTACCCCAATGGAGCAG GAATAG
- the LOC119990730 gene encoding UPF0664 stress-induced protein C29B12.11c — MALNPQLFPNGMPVPFVNEIFVMARDGVEFQVDKIPGASGHGGQVKAKGTIYLSNIRMVFVAEKPVGNFFAFDMPLLHVGCEKFNQPIFHCNNISGSVDPVVPENENRALYSTHSFKILFKEGGCGTFVPLFFNLLSSVRLHNQLANQNSEPRVDPLQAAQTPVDEMMRHAYVDPNDPTRIFLQQPTPESQLRRRSYHPATAENSI, encoded by the exons ATGGCTCTAAATCCTCAGTTGTTCCCAAACGGGATGCCGGTGCCGTTTGTGAACGAGATTTTTGTGATGGCTCGAGACGGCGTGGAGTTCCAAGTCGATAAAATCCCTGGCGCTTCTGG TCATGGTGGTCAGGTTAAAGCCAAAGGTACAATCTACTTGTCAAATATTAGAATGGTCTTTGTTGCTGAGAAGCCTGTTGGTAACTTCTTTGCATTTGACATGCCCCTG CTTCATGTCGGTTGTGAGAAATTTAACCAACCAATATTTCATTGCAACAATATATCTGGTTCCGTAGATCCG GTTGTTCCAGAAAATGAGAACAGGGCTCTATACTCTACTCATTCATTCAAGATTTTGTTCAAGGAAGGTGGCTgtggaacctttgttccattGTTTTTCAACCTGCTTTCTTCAGTGAGGCTACATAACCAGCTAGCCAACCAGAATTCAGAGCCTCGTGTGGACCCTTTGCAGGCAGCGCAGACTCCGGTGGATGAAATGATGAGACATGC ATATGTTGATCCTAATGATCCAACAAGGATTTTCTTGCAGCAGCCAACCCCTGAATCTCAGCTGAGACGGCGCTCATACCATCCTGCCACTGCTGAAAACTCCATATGA
- the LOC119990703 gene encoding respiratory burst oxidase homolog protein D-like produces the protein MRSEEGRGAYSDNNSDTESITSDRSTFSGQLDAPIKKRPSKKSARFNLPTVEIPSTSENGGADDGSSYVEITLDIRDDSVAVHSVQAAGGEGHEDPELALLAKKTLESKSPSFRSYLFRNTSSQIKQVSQELKRLASFSRRPSAAGRFDRTKSAAAHALKGLKFITTKTGGGRGGWPAVEKRFDDLTASTNGLLSSSLFGECIGMNKESKEFSLELFRALARRHNIASDAINKSQLKDFWDQLSNESFDARLQTFLDMVDKDADGRITEEEVREIISLSASANKLSNIQKQAKEYAALIMEELDPDNAGYIMIYNLETLLLQAPNQSVRMGDSKVLSQLLSQKLKPTQLNNPISRWYEKIKYFLLDNWQRVWIMMLWIGILAGLFTYKFIQYKNKEVFEVMGYCVSIAKGGAETLKFNMALILLPVCRNTITWLRNQTKLGKAVPFDDNLNFHKVIAIAIAVGVALHAGAHLTCDFPRLLHATEEEYEPLEKYFGEEQPENYWWFVKGVAGVTGIIMVVLMAIAFTLATPWFRRNKLNLPKALKKLAGFNAFWYSHHLFVIVYTLLIVHGIYLYLTKTWYHKTTWMYLAVPILLYACERLIRAFRSSIKPVKILKVAVYPGNVLALYMSKPQGFKYKSGQYMFVNCAAVSPFEWHPFSITSAPGDDYLSVHIRTLGDWTRQLKTVFSEVCQPPPAGKSGLLRADGGNPSFPKILIDGPYGAPAQDYKKYDIVLLVGLGIGATPMISIVKDIINNMKTLSHDAAALESGLATPNNNRNKFKTQKAYFYWVTREQGSFDWFKGVMNEVAEMDEKGVIELHNYCTSVYEEGDARSALIAMLQSLHHAKNGVDVVSGTRVKSHFAKPNWRQVYKRIALQHPDARIGVFYCGAPALTKELRQLALDFSHKTITKFDFHKENF, from the exons ATGAGGAGCGAAGAAGGCAGAGGAGCTTATTCTGATAACAACTCCGACACAGAGAGCATAACCAGTGACAGGTCCACATTCAGTGGTCAATTAGATGCTCCGATCAAAAAACGTCCATCCAAGAAAAGTGCCCGCTTCAACCTTCCTACCGTAGAAATACCGAGCACCTCCGAAAACGGCGGAGCTGACGATGGTTCCTCTTATGTCGAAATCACTCTCGACATTCGTGACGACTCTGTGGCCGTTCACAGCGTTCAAGCTGCAGGAGGAGAAGGTCATGAGGATCCGGAACTGGCTTTGTTGGCCAAAAAGACGCTGGAGAGCAAGTCGCCGTCGTTTCGATCGTATCTGTTTCGGAACACTTCCTCGCAAATCAAGCAAGTCTCTCAAGAGCTCAAACGGTTAGCTTCCTTCTCGAGGAGGCCGTCCGCAGCTGGACGGTTCGACCGGACCAAATCCGCTGCTGCTCATGCCTTGAAGGGGCTTAAGTTCATCACTACCAAGACTGGTGGCGGTAGAGGTGGATGGCCTGCCGTGGAGAAGCGGTTCGATGACCTCACCGCCTCTACTAACGGACTTCTTAGCTCTTCCTTGTTCGGTGAATGCATAG GGATGAACAAGGAGTCCAAGGAGTTTTCATTGGAGCTATTTCGTGCTCTTGCTCGGAGACATAACATCGCCAGTGATGCAATCAACAAATCTCAGCTGAAAGATTTCTGGGATCAGCTTTCAAATGAAAGCTTTGATGCAAGGCTTCAAACTTTCTTGGACAT GGTGGACAAAGATGCTGATGGAAGAATCACAGAAGAAGAAGTCAGAGAG ATCATCAGTCTCAGTGCTTCTGCAAACAAGCtctcaaacattcaaaagcaagCAAAAGAGTATGCAGCATTGATCATGGAAGAACTCGATCCCGACAATGCCGGTTACATCATG ATTTATAACCTGGAAACTCTGTTATTACAAGCTCCAAACCAATCTGTGCGAATGGGAGATAGCAAAGTTTTGAGCCAACTCTTGAGTCAAAAGCTGAAACCAACTCAATTGAACAACCCAATAAGCAGATGGTATGAGAAGATCAAGTACTTCTTATTAGATAACTGGCAGAGAGTCTGGATTATGATGTTATGGATCGGAATCCTCGCCGGCTTATTCACGTACAAGTTCATCcaatacaaaaacaaagagGTGTTCGAAGTGATGGGCTATTGTGTTTCCATTGCCAAAGGAGGAGCAGAGACTCTGAAATTCAACATGGCCTTAATTCTTCTCCCAGTTTGCAGAAACACGATTACTTGGCTCCGAAACCAGACTAAATTAGGCAAGGCCGTGCCTTTCGATGACAATCTGaactttcataaggtaattgCCATTGCAATAGCAGTTGGAGTAGCACTACATGCTGGTGCACATCTAACATGTGATTTCCCTCGGCTTCTTCACGCCACCGAAGAGGAATACGAGCCTTTGGAAAAGTATTTTGGGGAAGAACAGCCTGAGAATTACTGGTGGTTTGTCAAGGGTGTTGCAGGGGTTACTGGAATTATAATGGTCGTGTTAATGGCCATAGCGTTTACGCTAGCCACGCCTTGGTTCAGACGTAACAAGCTCAACTTACCAAAAGCTCTAAAGAAGCTCGCAGGATTCAATGCCTTCTGGTACTCTCACCATCTTTTCGTCATTGTGTATACCCTTCTCATTGTTCATGGCATCTACCTCTACCTCACCAAAACATGGTACCATAAAACA ACATGGATGTACCTTGCAGTGCCAATTCTTCTTTACGCTTGTGAAAGGTTGATCAGAGCATTCAGATCAAGCATAAAACCAGTCAAGATTCTCAAGGTTGCTGTGTATCCAGGCAATGTACTAGCTCTGTACATGTCAAAGCCCCAAGGATTCAAGTACAAGAGCGGCCAATACATGTTCGTCAACTGCGCTGCTGTTTCTCCCTTCGAATG GCACCCATTTTCGATCACTTCAGCTCCCGGGGACGATTACCTTAGTGTTCATATTCGAACTCTCGGAGACTGGACTCGGCAGCTCAAAACTGTCTTCTCTGAGGTATGTCAACCTCCTCCGGCAGGCAAGAGTGGACTACTCAGAGCCGATGGTGGCAATCCAAG CTTCCCGAAGATTTTGATCGACGGTCCATACGGAGCACCAGCGCAAGACTACAAAAAGTACGATATAGTACTTCTGGTCGGACTCGGAATCGGGGCGACGCCGATGATCAGTATCGTGAAGGACATTATCAACAACATGAAAACCCTATCCCACGACGCCGCCGCCTTGGAGTCCGGCCTCGCAACCCCAAACAACAAcagaaacaaattcaaaaccCAGAAAGCCTACTTCTACTGGGTAACAAGAGAGCAAGGGTCGTTCGATTGGTTCAAAGGGGTAATGAACGAGGTGGCGGAGATGGACGAGAAGGGCGTGATTGAGCTTCACAATTACTGTACAAGCGTATACGAAGAAGGCGATGCCAGGTCAGCCCTAATTGCCATGCTTCAGTCACTCCACCACGCGAAGAACGGAGTCGACGTCGTTTCAGGAACCCGCGTCAAATCCCATTTCGCAAAACCGAATTGGCGACAAGTGTACAAGCGAATCGCACTCCAACATCCAGACGCACGAATCG GAGTTTTCTATTGTGGGGCACCGGCACTAACGAAGGAGCTAAGGCAGTTAGCATTGGATTTCTCTCACAAGACCATcaccaagtttgattttcacaAAGAGAATTTCTAG
- the LOC119991291 gene encoding uncharacterized protein LOC119991291, which translates to MGIKFFSLQMVPWACFHLMSNDVACGQIQPEPPRSIKLIDSNGEVKIYTRPIPASELMIQFPKHLVCHSDSFYIGQKIPALAESDLLQLGHNYFLLPTQFFQSVLSFVNIAAFASAKTTPHLPFRNALMKKAATCRPFDIQKSPSGCLRIRVTDEFISQLMEEGDAVENGEAGCEEETTKSAGVCNSPQLKKEYKQLVRYRQWKPTLETIRESKEKRKLSSFGMKRRKKSQAKVKSETQQRTEHSNVHHVTSSSKACKSSLKGKIKIIRSKK; encoded by the coding sequence ATGGGTATCAAGTTTTTCAGTCTTCAAATGGTCCCCTGGGCATGTTTTCATCTTATGAGCAACGACGTCGCGTGTGGCCAAATCCAGCCAGAACCACCACGGTCAATCAAGCTAATCGATTCGAACGGGGAGGTCAAGATCTACACCCGACCCATTCCCGCGTCGGAGCTCATGATCCAGTTCCCTAAACATTTAGTTTGCCACTCTGACTCGTTCTACATAGGTCAAAAAATTCCGGCTCTAGCCGAGTCTGACCTGCTCCAACTCGGTCACAACTACTTTCTTCTCCCCACGCAGTTTTTCCAGTCCGTGTTGTCGTTCGTCAACATTGCCGCTTTCGCCTCTGCCAAAACGACGCCGCACCTGCCGTTTCGAAACGCGTTGATGAAAAAGGCCGCGACTTGTAGACCGTTCGATATACAGAAATCGCCTTCAGGGTGTTTGAGAATACGCGTGACTGACGAGTTTATATCGCAATTGATGGAGGAAGGGGATGCGGTGGAGAATGGAGAGGCGGGTTGTGAAGAAGAGACGACGAAGAGTGCTGGAGTGTGTAATAGTCCTCAGTTAAAGAAGGAGTATAAGCAGCTTGTTCGGTATCGGCAATGGAAGCCGACGCTCGAGACGATCAGAGAGAGCAAGGAGAAGAGAAAGTTGTCGTCTTTTGGGATGAAGAGAAGGAAGAAATCACAAGCAAAAGTTAAATCAGAAACCCAACAGAGAACAGAGCATAGCAACGTCCATCACGTAACATCTAGTAGTAAAGCCTGTAAATCCTCTTTGAAGGGGAAAATCAAGATTATCAGATCAAAGAAGTGA
- the LOC119991289 gene encoding pentatricopeptide repeat-containing protein DOT4, chloroplastic-like has translation MDVLSLTYTPSFLKKDNPIKSTVQFKRTRHLKTSDRHSKAVKSGGLTTTHKVLGEIPLSSSYSWNKLIHTHLCNGDSQTALSVFNLMLLCHVRPDRHTIPRIITASRISANLFLGRQVHALALKLGFSTDHYVVTALIELYGRLVGVDAARFVFDKCSLKNSVSWTMLARLYLAENKPNLAIDVFTQMVEFNVDIDPVALATAIGACGQLKSVQQGRSVHEVAKKCGLESDVLVGNSLLKMYIDCGRVENARATFDRMPYKDVISWTEIIRVHVKNGGFNEGLKLFRQMITDKVQPDSLTISSVLPACARMAAHKHGKEIHGYLIRNGIDMNVTVSNAIMDMYVKSGFIESASKVFSFLEERDVVSWTVMILGFSLHGQGELGVDLFHKMEKDSSIEIDNLTYAAVLHACITACFVAEGKLYFSCIRKVNAAHYASMVSLLARARLFDEARSFIEEHKIGRIREVLRALLDGYRIHQQATLGKQVIEKLLDLEPLNAENYVLLSNWNAENASWDMADEWKKTIRDMGLNPKKAHSWIEFRNKVHVFGTGDLSHPRSEKIYSELHNLMKNMEYEGIRPNSDYSLHDVDEERECIQIGHSELLAISFGLISTQAGATIRVTKNLRVCHSCHDAAKGISKVVEREIIIKDPSCFHHFKNGACSCKDFW, from the coding sequence ATGGATGTTCTTTCGTTGACCTACACGCCGAGCTTCCTCAAAAAGGATAATCCGATCAAGTCGACGGTACAATTCAAGCGTACCCGTCACCTTAAAACCTCTGATAGGCACTCGAAAGCAGTGAAATCGGGAGGGTTGACAACCACCCATAAGGTGCTCGGTGAAATTCCTCTGTCAAGTTCGTACTCCTGGAACAAACTCATCCACACCCATCTCTGCAATGGAGACTCTCAAACTGCTCTCTCCGTATTCAATCTCATGCTGCTGTGCCACGTCCGTCCAGATAGACACACTATCCCTCGCATTATAACAGCTTCCCGCATCTCTGCTAACTTATTCTTAGGCAGACAGGTTCATGCTTTGGCTCTTAAACTTGGCTTTTCCACTGACCACTACGTTGTTACTGCTTTGATTGAATTGTATGGCCGTCTTGTTGGTGTTGATGCAGCGAGATTCGTGTTTGATAAATGCTCTTTGAAAAATTCAGTTTCTTGGACTATGCTAGCTAGGTTGTACTTAGCGGAGAATAAGCCCAATTTGGCTATTGATGTGTTTACCCAAATGGTCGAATTTAATGTTGACATTGATCCAGTTGCATTGGCAACTGCAATTGGTGCCTGCGGACAGTTAAAGTCTGTGCAGCAGGGTAGGAGTGTTCATGAGGTAGCAAAGAAATGTGGCCTAGAATCAGATGTTTTGGTGGGCAATTCACTGTTGAAGATGTATATTGATTGCGGAAGAGTTGAAAATGCTCGTGCAACTTTTGACAGAATGCCATATAAAGATGTCATTTCCTGGACAGAAATAATTCGTGTACATGTGAAGAATGGAGGATTCAATGAGGGTCTTAAGTTATTCCGACAGATGATTACAGATAAAGTACAGCCGGATTCACTCACAATCTCAAGTGTTCTACCGGCATGTGCTAGAATGGCAGCTCATAAGCATGGGAAGGAGATTCATGGGTATTTGATTAGAAATGGAATCGACATGAATGTTACAGTAAGTAATGCTATCATGGACATGTATGTGAAATCAGGATTCATTGAATCTGCTTCAAAGGTTTTCAGCTTTCTGGAGGAGAGGGATGTTGTTTCATGGACTGTTATGATACTGGGCTTTAGTTTACATGGACAAGGCGAGCTTGGAGTGGATCTATTCCACAAGATGGAGAAAGACTCTAGCATAGAAATTGATAACCTGACATATGCAGCTGTTCTCCATGCTTGTATTACAGCATGCTTTGTTGCGGAAGGCAAGCTATACTTCAGTTGCATTAGGAAAGTTAATGCTGCCCATTATGCTTCAATGGTCTCTCTCTTAGCTCGTGCGAGGCTATTTGATGAGGCAAGATCCTTCATTGAGGAACATAAGATTGGGAGGATTAGAGAGGTACTGAGAGCGTTGCTGGATGGGTACAGGATCCATCAGCAAGCCACATTGGGTAAGCAGGTCATTGAAAAGTTGTTGGATCTGGAGCCGCTTAATGCTGAGAACTATGTGTTACTATCCAATTGGAATGCCGAAAATGCAAGTTGGGACATGGCTGATGAATGGAAAAAAACAATTAGAGATATGGGTTTGAATCCTAAGAAAGCTCACAGTTGGATAGAGTTTCGAAATAAAGTTCATGTTTTCGGAACAGGGGATTTATCCCATCCAAGATCAGAAAAAATATATTCGGAGTTGCATAATTTGATGAAAAacatggaatatgaaggaattAGGCCCAACTCAGATTATAGTCTCCATGATGTGGATGAAGAGCGGGAGTGCATTCAAATTGGACACAGTGAATTGTTGGCAATATCTTTTGGACTCATTAGTACACAGGCCGGGGCAACTATTCGTGTGACCAAAAACCTTCGTGTGTGTCACTCTTGCCATGATGCTGCAAAGGGTATCTCTAAAGTTGTAGAAAGAGAGATCATAATAAAGGATCCAAGTTGTTTTCACCATTTTAAGAATGGAGCTTGCTCGTGTAAGGATTTTTGGTGA
- the LOC119991290 gene encoding calnexin homolog, which produces MEWKKIHRLLQLVVVTAVLIDHAAASDDVASALIVSSSISSHCFFPQLSLLLFIMQCYYTEIGHGFDKVLYEPFDDSFEGSWIASERDDYKGVWKLSKSEGHDDYGLLVSEKARKYAIVKELGEIFSFKDGKAVLQFEVRLQNDLECGGAYLKYLRPLQDSWDPRNFDNNHPYSIMFGPDKCGPTNKVHFILNHRNPKTGKYVEHHLKFPPPLPSDKLTHVYTAVLRPGNQLSILIDGGEKKKANFLSGEDFEPALVPPKMITDPNDKKPDDWDEREKVPDSTAVKPEDWDEDAPMEIIDEAAEKPLGWLDYETEEIDDPQAVKPEDWDDEEDGEWEPPKMQNPKCVLAPGCGEWKKPMKRNPAYKGKWKAPLIDNPNYKGVWKPRQIPNPDYYVLDKPDFEPIAAVGIEIWTMQDGILFDNILITRDEKVAETYRERTWKPKYQAEKEKQKAQEAGSGLAGIISSFQVLYTVASLKLCILYISWYLISLKFSIFSRQCCRRKFSTFSISLQRFLY; this is translated from the coding sequence ATGGAATGGAAGAAGATACATCGGCTTCTTCAATTGGTGGTGGTTACCGCAGTGCTTATTGATCACGCTGCTGCTTCCGACGATGTGGCAAGTGCTCTCATTGTTTCTTCCTCCATCTCTTCTCATTGTTTCTTCCCCcaactctctcttcttctttttattatgCAATGTTATTATACTGAGATTGGCCATGGATTTGACAAGGTACTCTACGAACCATTTGACGATTCATTTGAAGGAAGCTGGATTGCTTCTGAGAGAGATGATTACAAAGGTGTATGGAAGCTATCCAAGAGTGAAGGACATGATGACTATGGCCTCCTTGTCAGTGAGAAGGCAAGGAAATACGCCATTGTCAAAGAACTTGGGGagatcttcagttttaaggacGGAAAGGCTGTATTACAGTTCGAGGTCCGGCTTCAGAATGACCTAGAGTGCGGCGGAGCATACCTGAAATACCTCCGACCACTTCAGGATTCATGGGATCCAAGAAACTTTGACAATAACCATCCTTACTCCATAATGTTTGGACCAGACAAGTGTGGTCCAACAAACAAGGTTCATTTCATCCTTAACCACAGGAATCCAAAGACTGGGAAGTACGTGGAGCATCATCTCAAATTCCCTCCTCCTCTGCCATCAGACAAGCTCACTCATGTCTATACAGCAGTTTTAAGACCTGGGAATCAATTGAGTATTCTTATAGAtggaggagagaagaagaaagcaaaTTTTCTCTCCGGTGAAGATTTTGAGCCTGCATTGGTTCCGCCAAAGATGATTACAGATCCAAACGATAAGAAGCCAGACGATTGGGATGAGCGGGAAAAGGTTCCGGATTCAACTGCGGTGAAGCCTGAGGATTGGGATGAAGATGCACCAATGGAGATCATAGATGAGGCAGCTGAGAAACCACTAGGTTGGTTAGATTACGAGACTGAGGAGATTGACGACCCTCAGGCAGTGAAGCCGGAGGATTGGGATGATGAGGAGGATGGCGAATGGGAGCCACCAAAGATGCAGAATCCGAAATGTGTATTGGCACCTGGGTGTGGAGAGTGGAAGAAGCCAATGAAGAGGAATCCTGCTTATAAAGGAAAATGGAAAGCACCATTAATTGATAATCCGAATTATAAGGGTGTTTGGAAACCTCGACAGATTCCAAACCCGGATTACTATGTACTTGATAAGCCTGATTTTGAGCCTATTGCAGCTGTTGGGATTGAGATTTGGACTATGCAGGATGGCATATTGTTTGACAATATCTTGATAACTAGAGATGAGAAGGTTGCAGAAACCTACAGGGAAAGAACATGGAAGCCAAAGTACCAAGCTGAGAAGGAGAAGCAGAAGGCTCAAGAAGCAGGTTCAGGTCTAGCAGGCATAATCTCTAGTTTCCAGGTATTATATACAGTGGCTTCCTTGAAATTATGCATATTGTATATCTCTTGGTACTTGATTTctctaaaattttcaattttctctaGGCAATGTtgcagaagaaaattttcaacctTCTCTATAAGCTTGCAGAGATTCCTTTATTAG
- the LOC119992170 gene encoding uncharacterized protein LOC119992170, which produces MKIKASGFFKPIMSLLSSVAKAKSLAIKTKTSALKARLILFSLVKNRKVLLGSISNKIHSILGQQHDKDSQNGDVEGQSKAIVLYNAMSREDIETAHYDADDDDKYPDLTHSLFDDNDFVDQGGSIIDLVRNSKEEGGQNFSLEDEIDHVADLFILRFHKQMKLQKLESFKRFQEEMLARGT; this is translated from the coding sequence atgaagatCAAGGCTTCTGGGTTCTTCAAACCAATCATGTCCTTATTGAGTTCAGTTGCCAAGGCCAAGTCCTTAGCCATCAAGACCAAAACAAGTGCACTCAAGGCTCGACTCATCCTGTTCTCTCTGGTCAAGAACAGGAAGGTCTTGCTCGGCTCAATCTCCAACAAAATTCACAGCATTCTTGGTCAACAACACGACAAGGACAGTCAAAACGGCGACGTTGAGGGCCAAAGCAAGGCTATTGTTCTCTACAACGCAATGTCCAGGGAGGACATCGAGACCGCCCATTatgatgctgatgatgatgataagtaTCCGGATCTCACTCACTCGCTGTTCGATGATAATGATTTCGTTGACCAAGGTGGGTCCATCATTGACTTGGTGAGGAATTCAAAGGAGGAAGGAGGTCAGAATTTCAGCTTGGAAGATGAGATCGATCATGTGGCGGATTTGTTCATTTTGAGGTTTCACAAGCAGATGAAATTGCAGAAGCTCGAGTCCTTCAAAAGGTTCCAGGAGGAAATGCTTGCCAGAGGAACTTGA